In Haloplanus rubicundus, one DNA window encodes the following:
- a CDS encoding uroporphyrinogen-III synthase: MSDTDRPRVAVFRPDDERLDAARTLLADLGVEPVADPMLAVEPTGATPQDGEYVVFTSKTGAELVASAGWDSGDATVVAIGPKTTEALEAAGYAVDLVPDDYSSTGLVDLLADRTDGAGVEVARSDHGSPVLLEGLRDAGAAVHETVLYRLVRPDGAGESAELAAAGDLDAACFTSSLTVEHFLDAADARGLRAAAIVGLNAAVVGVIGDPTRETAESLGIDVDVVPAEATFEALARETVAALRER; this comes from the coding sequence GTGAGCGACACCGACCGCCCCCGCGTCGCCGTCTTCCGCCCCGACGACGAGCGACTCGACGCGGCCCGGACGCTCCTCGCCGACCTCGGGGTCGAGCCGGTGGCCGACCCCATGCTCGCCGTCGAGCCGACGGGCGCGACGCCACAGGACGGGGAGTACGTCGTCTTCACGAGCAAGACGGGCGCGGAACTCGTCGCGTCGGCGGGGTGGGACTCCGGCGACGCGACGGTGGTGGCTATCGGTCCGAAGACGACCGAGGCACTGGAGGCGGCGGGCTACGCGGTCGATCTGGTCCCCGACGACTACTCCTCGACCGGGCTCGTCGACCTGCTGGCCGACCGAACCGACGGAGCCGGCGTCGAGGTGGCCCGGAGCGACCACGGCAGCCCCGTCCTGCTGGAAGGGCTCCGCGACGCCGGCGCGGCCGTCCACGAGACGGTGCTCTACCGCCTCGTCCGCCCCGATGGGGCGGGCGAATCGGCCGAACTCGCCGCGGCGGGTGACCTCGACGCCGCCTGCTTCACCTCCTCGCTGACCGTCGAACACTTCCTCGACGCCGCGGACGCGCGGGGCCTCCGCGCCGCCGCCATCGTGGGGCTGAACGCGGCCGTCGTCGGCGTCATCGGCGACCCGACGCGGGAGACGGCCGAATCGCTCGGGATCGACGTGGACGTGGTGCCCGCGGAGGCGACGTTCGAGGCGCTGGCCCGGGAGACGGTCGCGGCGTTGCGGGAGCGGTAG
- a CDS encoding PPC domain-containing DNA-binding protein codes for MDARELAVSAEYRVAVEEGDDWREAIEHAADAEGVTSGWFTGTGTVADADVWHYDPRAGEHRAVGFDEPLTVAVCVGGVGADADGAFARPHAVLTRPSGQAVGGYLNAATAVEGTVHLRAFEEQVVDRADAP; via the coding sequence ATGGACGCTCGTGAACTCGCCGTGAGCGCGGAGTACCGCGTCGCCGTCGAGGAGGGCGACGACTGGCGGGAGGCCATCGAGCACGCCGCCGACGCCGAGGGGGTCACGTCGGGGTGGTTCACCGGGACGGGGACGGTCGCGGACGCCGACGTGTGGCACTACGATCCGAGGGCCGGGGAGCACCGCGCCGTCGGGTTCGACGAACCGCTGACGGTCGCCGTCTGCGTCGGTGGGGTCGGGGCGGACGCGGACGGGGCGTTCGCCCGCCCCCACGCCGTCCTCACTCGCCCGAGCGGGCAGGCCGTCGGCGGCTACCTCAACGCCGCGACGGCCGTCGAGGGGACGGTGCACCTCCGGGCCTTCGAGGAACAGGTCGTCGACCGCGCCGACGCCCCATGA
- a CDS encoding single-stranded-DNA-specific exonuclease RecJ: MDGPVPELADRAAACADRLRAADSVLLASHIDADGLTSAAVAATALERAGIPFDTVFEKQLDEAAIRSIAATEHGTVLFTDFGSGQLDVVVEYADAFTPVVADHHQPADADVEFHCNPLLEGLNGASELSGAGAAYCVARALGGEANRDLAALAVVGAVGDMQAGVDGLTGANEAIVAEGVEAGVLREGTDLSMYGRQTRPLPKLLEYASDVRIPGISGDESGAVRFLADLDLDLRADGEWKRWVDLTDDERRTVASALLKRAVASGVPADRVNDLIGTTYTLTAEAEGTELRDVSEFSTLLNATARYERADVGLAVCLGDRGEALDRARTLLRNHRKNLSEGLELVKSEGVTVEDHVQWFDAGTRIRETIVGIVAGMALGADGVRRDRPIVAFASVDAGESDGGDDEVKVSARGSHTLVRQGLDLSTVMREAARSVGGDGGGHDVAAGATIPAGTQAAFVAAADDLIADQLG, translated from the coding sequence ATGGACGGGCCGGTTCCCGAACTCGCCGACCGGGCGGCGGCGTGTGCCGACCGCCTCCGGGCGGCCGACTCGGTGCTCCTCGCCTCCCACATCGACGCCGACGGCCTGACGAGCGCCGCCGTGGCCGCGACGGCGCTCGAACGCGCCGGAATCCCCTTCGATACGGTCTTCGAGAAACAGCTCGACGAGGCGGCCATCCGCTCCATCGCCGCGACGGAGCACGGGACGGTCCTCTTTACGGACTTCGGGAGCGGGCAACTCGACGTCGTCGTCGAGTACGCCGACGCCTTCACGCCCGTGGTCGCGGACCACCACCAGCCGGCGGACGCGGACGTCGAGTTCCACTGTAACCCCCTGCTGGAGGGGCTGAACGGCGCGAGCGAACTGTCCGGCGCGGGGGCGGCCTACTGCGTGGCGCGGGCGCTCGGCGGGGAGGCCAACCGTGACCTCGCGGCCCTCGCCGTCGTCGGCGCCGTCGGCGACATGCAGGCCGGCGTCGACGGCCTCACTGGCGCCAACGAGGCCATCGTCGCCGAGGGCGTCGAGGCGGGCGTCCTACGCGAGGGAACCGATCTGTCGATGTACGGCCGGCAGACCCGGCCGCTCCCCAAGCTACTGGAGTACGCCAGCGACGTGCGGATTCCGGGGATCAGCGGCGACGAGTCCGGCGCCGTGCGCTTTCTCGCCGATCTCGATCTCGACCTCCGGGCCGATGGGGAGTGGAAACGGTGGGTCGATCTGACCGACGACGAGCGGCGGACGGTGGCGAGCGCCCTGCTCAAGCGGGCGGTGGCGAGCGGCGTGCCGGCGGATCGGGTGAACGACCTGATCGGGACGACCTACACCCTCACCGCGGAGGCCGAAGGGACGGAACTCCGCGACGTGAGCGAGTTCTCGACGCTCCTGAACGCGACGGCGCGCTACGAGCGCGCGGACGTGGGGCTGGCAGTGTGTCTGGGGGACCGAGGCGAGGCACTCGACCGCGCCCGGACGCTCCTGCGCAACCACCGCAAGAACCTCTCGGAGGGGCTGGAACTCGTGAAATCGGAGGGGGTGACCGTCGAAGACCACGTCCAGTGGTTCGACGCGGGGACGCGAATCCGGGAGACCATCGTCGGCATCGTCGCCGGGATGGCGCTGGGGGCGGACGGCGTCCGACGGGACCGGCCCATCGTCGCGTTCGCGAGCGTGGACGCCGGCGAGTCGGATGGCGGCGACGACGAGGTGAAAGTCTCCGCGCGGGGGTCTCACACCCTCGTTCGGCAGGGACTGGATCTCTCGACGGTCATGCGGGAGGCAGCGCGGTCGGTCGGCGGCGACGGCGGCGGCCACGACGTGGCTGCGGGGGCGACGATTCCCGCCGGCACTCAAGCGGCGTTCGTCGCGGCGGCCGACGATCTGATCGCCGACCAGTTGGGGTAG
- the polC gene encoding DNA polymerase II large subunit: MTPDDERYFERMEARLDEAFDRAERARSRGADPTTEVEIPVARDMADRVENILGIDGVAERVRELDGQMSREEAALALVTDFVEGTVGDYDTNAGKIEGAVRTAVALLTEGVVAAPIEGIDRVEVLANDDGTEFVNVYYAGPIRSAGGTAQALSVLVADYARSLLGIDEFKPRDDEVERYAEEVGLYDSETGLQYTPKDKETKFIAEHMPIMLDGEATGDEEVSGFRDLERVDTNSARGGMCLVLAEGIALKAPKIQRYTRDLAEVEWPWLQDLIDGTIGKDDGEETDETAADEGDDADDDAAADDDAEPSGPPRVDPSTKFLRDLIAGRPVFGHPSEAGGFRLRYGRARNHGFATAGVHPATMHLVDDFLATGTQIKTERPGKAAGVVPVDTIEGPTVRLANGEVRRIDDPAEALAVRNGVEEILDLGEYLVNYGEFVENNHPLAPASYTVEWWVKEFEESDADVQALRDDPRVDLEDPSADEALRWATEFDCPLHPAYTYLWHDVSVAAMDELAAAVAGGETVAVEGDGGVGRVASDGDESTADTLLVEATPAVRRTLETLLVEHVATDGVVRIADWRPFARSLGVTADLDREWTLDDLSTAAREYDDGDNAVRAVDEVAPFTVRERAPTRIGNRMGRPEKSEGRDLSPAVHTLYPIGEAGGSQRDVGGAARARTDDGRGVVNVQVGRRACPDCGATTHRTQCRNCGAHTEPVYECESCEQVIEPDESGRVHCDRCDRDVTSVEWRRLDLGERYQEALDTVGEREAAFEILKGVKGLTSANKTPEPMEKGVLRAKHGVSSFKDGTVRYDMTDLPVTAVRPEELDVTAEDFRELGYETDVDGDPLRFDDQLVELKVQDIVLSDGAAEHLLKTADFVDDLLTEFYDLPPFYEVAERQDLVGELVFGMAPHTSAAVVGRVVGFTSAAVGYAHPYFHAAKRRNCFHPETKVWYRDEDGAWHHERIERLVEERLEDPETDDFGTLVQELDGDVHVPSIDDDGEQVLKPVEAVSKHRAPDHLVEIETRSGRAVTVTPDHEVQVFDGGEVESKRASKVADDDQLIKPSHLDTVSPADEPQRIDLLAELLRRDIINGDRLTIRGIAKSELYDLFTESLRHRWEGTFYPLKSTAEYLGLSKKALSNYVYRESIPVQLLDRLFESTDALLSAVPDDVKLGVKRDRAQMDRFVELNGRVATLLGYYAAEGFARAQETPKGTIHQTTVCGTESEAREFFMETFRSEFGVEPYRENEAKVTVSGRLPRAFFDTILNAGVYAESKRVPQHIFDSSNRIAAAYLRGYFSGDGSVDSTGTTVSASTVSNELKEDIVALLTRFGIEARIRHVEPVLLQDQFPEHYRDNDMSMSKPAYVVHLAGERSVRFSEQIGFHLSRKDEVLRQNVAERSSKEKYARCFDGGNDEYLIDTVESTSISTSNVDSVYCLTVADTHTLITNDLSNCQCDGDEDCVMLLMDGLLNFSQEFLPDQRGGRMDAPLVMSSRIDPTEIDDEAHNMDVVREYPLEFYEATREMADPEAVDVEIAEDSLDTEAEYHGFDHTHDTSNIALGPDLSAYKTLGSMMDKMDAQLNLARKLRAVDETDVAERVIEYHFLPDLIGNLRAFSRQETRCLDCGESYRRMPLSGDCRECGGRVNLTVHEGSVNKYMDTAIQVAEEFGCRPYTKQRLEVLEKSLESVFQNDHNKPSRLDDFM; this comes from the coding sequence ATGACGCCCGACGACGAACGCTACTTCGAGCGGATGGAAGCGCGGTTGGACGAGGCGTTCGACCGCGCGGAGCGGGCGCGGAGCCGCGGTGCCGACCCGACCACCGAGGTGGAGATTCCGGTCGCCCGCGACATGGCCGACCGGGTGGAGAACATCCTCGGCATCGACGGCGTGGCCGAACGCGTGCGCGAACTCGACGGGCAGATGAGCCGCGAGGAGGCGGCGCTGGCGCTCGTCACCGACTTCGTCGAGGGGACCGTCGGCGACTACGACACGAACGCCGGGAAGATCGAGGGGGCGGTCCGGACCGCCGTGGCCCTCCTGACCGAGGGGGTCGTCGCCGCGCCCATCGAGGGCATCGACCGCGTCGAGGTGCTTGCAAACGACGACGGCACCGAGTTCGTCAACGTCTACTACGCCGGTCCCATCCGCTCGGCGGGCGGGACGGCACAGGCGCTCTCGGTGCTCGTCGCCGACTACGCCCGCTCCCTGCTCGGCATCGACGAGTTCAAACCACGCGACGACGAGGTGGAGCGCTACGCCGAGGAGGTGGGGCTCTACGACTCGGAGACGGGGCTCCAGTACACGCCGAAGGACAAGGAGACGAAGTTCATCGCCGAACACATGCCGATCATGCTGGACGGCGAGGCGACGGGCGACGAGGAGGTGTCGGGGTTCCGTGACCTCGAACGCGTCGACACCAACTCGGCCCGCGGCGGGATGTGTCTCGTCCTCGCCGAGGGCATCGCGCTGAAGGCGCCGAAGATCCAGCGCTACACCCGCGACTTAGCGGAGGTGGAGTGGCCGTGGCTCCAGGACCTCATCGACGGCACCATCGGGAAAGACGACGGGGAGGAGACGGACGAGACGGCCGCGGACGAGGGGGACGACGCGGACGACGACGCGGCCGCGGACGACGACGCCGAGCCGTCCGGACCACCCCGCGTCGACCCCTCGACGAAGTTCCTGCGCGACCTGATCGCCGGGCGGCCGGTGTTCGGCCATCCCTCCGAGGCCGGGGGCTTTCGCCTCCGTTACGGCCGCGCCCGCAACCACGGTTTCGCCACCGCGGGCGTCCACCCCGCGACGATGCATCTCGTCGACGACTTCCTCGCGACGGGCACGCAGATCAAGACCGAACGCCCCGGGAAGGCCGCGGGCGTCGTCCCCGTCGACACCATCGAGGGGCCGACGGTCCGACTGGCCAACGGCGAGGTCCGCCGCATCGACGATCCGGCGGAGGCGCTGGCGGTCCGCAACGGCGTCGAGGAGATTCTGGACCTCGGCGAGTACCTCGTCAACTACGGCGAGTTCGTCGAGAACAACCACCCCCTCGCGCCCGCCTCCTACACGGTCGAGTGGTGGGTGAAGGAGTTCGAGGAGAGCGACGCGGACGTGCAGGCGCTCCGCGACGACCCGCGGGTCGACCTCGAGGACCCGAGCGCCGACGAGGCGCTCCGCTGGGCGACCGAGTTCGACTGCCCGCTCCACCCGGCGTACACCTACCTCTGGCACGACGTGAGCGTCGCGGCGATGGACGAACTCGCGGCCGCCGTCGCGGGCGGGGAGACGGTCGCCGTCGAGGGTGATGGCGGGGTCGGACGGGTCGCGTCCGATGGCGACGAGTCGACGGCCGATACGCTCCTCGTCGAGGCGACGCCGGCGGTGCGGCGGACGCTCGAAACGCTCCTCGTCGAACACGTCGCCACCGACGGGGTGGTGAGAATCGCCGACTGGCGACCGTTCGCCCGGTCGCTCGGCGTGACGGCCGATCTGGACCGCGAGTGGACGCTCGACGACCTCTCGACGGCCGCCCGCGAGTACGACGACGGCGACAACGCCGTCCGCGCGGTCGACGAGGTGGCGCCGTTCACGGTTCGGGAACGCGCCCCGACCCGCATCGGCAACCGGATGGGGCGACCGGAGAAGTCGGAGGGGCGCGACCTCTCGCCCGCGGTCCACACCCTCTATCCCATCGGCGAGGCGGGTGGCAGTCAACGCGACGTGGGTGGCGCGGCCCGCGCCCGCACCGACGATGGCCGGGGCGTCGTGAACGTGCAGGTAGGCCGGCGGGCGTGTCCCGACTGCGGCGCGACCACGCACCGCACGCAGTGCCGGAACTGCGGCGCCCACACGGAGCCGGTGTACGAGTGCGAGTCCTGCGAGCAGGTGATCGAACCCGACGAATCCGGGCGCGTCCACTGTGACCGCTGTGATCGGGACGTGACCAGCGTCGAGTGGCGCCGACTCGACCTCGGCGAGCGGTATCAGGAAGCCCTCGATACCGTGGGCGAGCGCGAGGCGGCGTTCGAGATTCTGAAGGGCGTGAAAGGGCTCACGTCGGCGAACAAGACGCCGGAGCCGATGGAGAAAGGCGTCCTCCGCGCGAAACACGGCGTCAGCTCGTTCAAGGACGGCACCGTCCGCTACGACATGACGGACCTGCCGGTGACGGCGGTCCGCCCCGAAGAGCTGGACGTGACCGCCGAGGACTTCCGCGAACTCGGCTACGAGACCGACGTCGACGGCGACCCGCTCCGCTTCGACGATCAACTGGTCGAGTTGAAAGTACAGGACATCGTGCTCTCGGACGGGGCGGCGGAACACCTCCTCAAAACGGCCGACTTCGTCGACGACCTGCTGACCGAGTTCTACGACCTGCCGCCGTTCTACGAGGTGGCGGAGCGCCAGGACCTAGTGGGCGAACTCGTCTTCGGGATGGCGCCGCACACCTCGGCGGCCGTGGTCGGTCGGGTGGTCGGGTTCACGTCGGCGGCGGTCGGGTACGCGCATCCGTACTTCCACGCGGCGAAGCGGCGGAACTGCTTCCACCCGGAGACCAAGGTGTGGTATCGGGACGAGGACGGCGCGTGGCACCACGAGCGGATCGAGCGGCTGGTGGAAGAGCGGCTCGAGGACCCCGAAACGGACGACTTCGGCACGCTCGTGCAGGAACTCGACGGCGACGTGCACGTGCCGAGCATCGACGACGACGGCGAGCAGGTGCTGAAGCCGGTCGAAGCGGTGTCGAAACACCGGGCGCCGGATCATCTGGTCGAAATCGAGACGCGGAGTGGGCGGGCGGTTACAGTGACGCCGGATCACGAGGTGCAGGTGTTCGATGGGGGAGAGGTCGAATCGAAACGAGCGTCAAAGGTAGCGGACGACGACCAGCTAATCAAACCCTCACATCTCGATACGGTGTCACCAGCAGACGAGCCACAGCGTATCGATTTGCTCGCGGAGTTGCTACGGAGAGATATTATCAATGGCGACCGCCTGACTATCAGAGGAATAGCGAAGAGCGAACTCTACGATCTATTTACCGAATCGCTGCGTCATAGATGGGAGGGGACGTTCTATCCACTGAAAAGCACCGCCGAGTACCTCGGACTATCGAAAAAAGCCCTAAGTAACTACGTCTATCGAGAGAGCATTCCTGTCCAACTGCTGGACCGACTGTTCGAGTCTACCGACGCGCTCTTATCGGCCGTCCCGGACGACGTGAAACTCGGTGTCAAACGAGACCGAGCTCAGATGGATCGATTCGTCGAACTGAACGGACGAGTTGCGACGCTCCTAGGATACTACGCTGCGGAAGGATTCGCTCGCGCACAGGAGACACCCAAAGGAACGATCCACCAGACGACGGTTTGTGGAACCGAATCCGAGGCCCGAGAGTTCTTCATGGAGACGTTTCGATCCGAATTCGGTGTCGAGCCGTACCGTGAAAACGAGGCGAAGGTTACTGTTTCGGGACGACTACCCCGTGCGTTCTTCGATACAATCCTGAATGCGGGTGTGTATGCGGAAAGCAAGCGTGTCCCTCAACACATATTCGATTCGTCGAACCGAATTGCTGCAGCGTATCTACGCGGATACTTTAGCGGCGACGGGTCGGTTGACTCAACGGGAACAACCGTTTCGGCGTCGACGGTCAGCAACGAACTCAAAGAAGATATCGTCGCACTCCTGACCAGATTCGGTATCGAAGCACGGATCAGGCATGTCGAGCCGGTATTACTCCAAGACCAGTTTCCGGAGCACTACAGGGATAACGACATGTCCATGTCGAAACCGGCGTACGTCGTTCACCTTGCTGGAGAACGTAGCGTCCGATTCTCGGAGCAGATCGGATTCCACCTCTCACGGAAAGACGAAGTGCTTCGTCAAAATGTCGCCGAGCGTAGTAGTAAGGAGAAATACGCGCGCTGTTTCGACGGTGGAAACGACGAATATTTGATCGATACTGTCGAATCAACGAGTATCAGTACGTCTAACGTCGATTCAGTATACTGTCTTACCGTTGCAGATACCCATACACTGATTACGAACGATCTGTCAAATTGTCAATGTGACGGTGACGAAGATTGCGTCATGCTCCTCATGGACGGTCTGCTCAACTTCAGCCAGGAGTTCCTCCCGGATCAAAGGGGGGGCAGAATGGACGCCCCCCTCGTCATGTCCTCCCGGATCGACCCCACCGAAATCGACGACGAGGCCCACAACATGGACGTGGTGCGGGAGTACCCCCTCGAGTTCTACGAGGCGACCCGCGAGATGGCCGACCCCGAAGCGGTAGACGTCGAAATCGCGGAGGACTCGCTCGATACGGAGGCGGAGTACCACGGCTTCGACCACACCCACGACACCTCGAACATCGCCCTGGGGCCGGACCTCTCGGCGTACAAGACGCTGGGGTCGATGATGGACAAGATGGACGCCCAGTTGAACCTGGCCCGCAAACTCCGGGCGGTCGACGAGACGGACGTGGCCGAGCGGGTCATCGAGTACCACTTCCTCCCGGACCTGATCGGCAACCTGCGGGCGTTCTCGCGCCAGGAGACGCGGTGTCTGGACTGCGGCGAGTCCTACCGGCGGATGCCGCTCTCGGGCGATTGCCGGGAGTGTGGCGGGCGCGTGAACCTGACCGTCCACGAGGGATCGGTGAACAAGTACATGGACACCGCCATCCAGGTGGCCGAGGAGTTCGGCTGCCGGCCGTACACGAAACAGCGCCTCGAAGTGCTCGAAAAGAGCTTGGAGAGCGTCTTCCAGAACGACCACAACAAGCCGTCGCGACTGGACGACTTCATGTAG
- a CDS encoding DUF5783 family protein: protein MADFDPEKFEDKYANYFTELQRAYKNAFETMNDRFDSELVHAIDQQVLNESEPFYEDGAFRIELPENPTERVTAVVVDEEKLETTLDRYVEEIEAELRTVFGLDERDEPKA, encoded by the coding sequence ATGGCCGACTTCGACCCGGAGAAGTTCGAGGACAAGTACGCCAACTACTTCACCGAGCTCCAGCGGGCGTACAAGAACGCCTTCGAGACGATGAACGACCGTTTCGACTCCGAACTCGTCCACGCCATCGACCAGCAGGTGCTCAACGAGTCGGAGCCGTTCTACGAGGACGGTGCGTTCCGGATCGAACTCCCCGAGAACCCGACCGAGCGGGTGACGGCGGTGGTCGTCGACGAGGAGAAGTTGGAGACGACGCTCGACCGGTACGTCGAGGAAATCGAGGCGGAACTGCGGACCGTCTTCGGCCTCGACGAACGTGATGAACCAAAGGCCTAA
- a CDS encoding NifU family protein: MSTDAQDADGEDELRERVTNFLRRNFPQIQMHGGSAAIQHIDTETGEVSIQLGGACSGCGISPMTIQAIKSRMVKEIPEITKVHADTGMEGMGGEGGEGGHGGGMEPSFPGETSDDDEGRDEGPQAPF; this comes from the coding sequence ATGAGTACCGACGCTCAGGACGCCGACGGCGAGGACGAACTCCGCGAGCGCGTCACGAACTTCCTGCGGCGCAACTTCCCGCAGATTCAGATGCACGGCGGGAGCGCAGCCATCCAGCACATCGACACCGAGACGGGCGAGGTGAGCATCCAGCTCGGCGGCGCCTGTTCCGGCTGTGGCATCTCCCCCATGACGATTCAGGCGATCAAGAGCCGGATGGTCAAAGAGATTCCCGAGATCACGAAGGTCCACGCCGACACCGGCATGGAAGGCATGGGCGGCGAGGGCGGCGAGGGCGGCCACGGCGGCGGCATGGAACCCTCCTTCCCCGGCGAGACGAGCGACGACGACGAGGGCCGCGACGAAGGCCCGCAGGCCCCGTTCTAA
- the cysK gene encoding cysteine synthase A: MSETAHRNVVESVEGLIGDTPLLRLDGVAENLLGKVEAVNAYSVKDRIAREMIDAAEGSGDLPPGGTVVEATSGNTGIGLATVAVARGYDCALTMPESMSEERRTMLAALGADLELTPAEEGMGGANRRAEELAAADDAVLVGQFENEANPRAHRTTTGPEIRRATGGDVDAVVAGVGTGGTITGLGEYFVERGDDVTTVAVEPASSPTITEACSDGHDIQGIGPGFLPDVVRTDLIDEVRGVTADEARTAARRLGREAGLLVGISSGAALAAATAYATEHPTETTVVILPDTGERYLSTDLFDA, encoded by the coding sequence ATGAGCGAGACGGCCCACCGGAACGTCGTGGAATCGGTCGAGGGGCTGATCGGCGACACCCCGCTCCTTCGGCTGGACGGGGTCGCCGAGAACCTCCTCGGGAAGGTGGAGGCGGTGAACGCCTACTCGGTCAAGGATCGCATCGCCCGCGAGATGATCGACGCGGCCGAGGGGTCCGGTGACCTGCCGCCGGGCGGGACGGTCGTCGAGGCCACGAGCGGCAACACCGGCATCGGTCTGGCGACGGTGGCGGTGGCCCGCGGTTACGACTGCGCGTTGACGATGCCCGAGTCGATGTCCGAAGAGCGCCGGACGATGCTCGCCGCCCTCGGCGCCGACCTGGAGTTGACGCCGGCCGAGGAGGGGATGGGTGGGGCGAACCGCCGCGCGGAGGAACTGGCCGCGGCCGACGACGCGGTCCTCGTCGGGCAGTTCGAGAACGAGGCGAACCCGCGCGCCCACCGGACGACGACCGGGCCGGAGATACGGCGGGCGACGGGCGGCGACGTGGACGCCGTCGTCGCCGGCGTCGGCACCGGCGGGACGATCACGGGGCTCGGGGAGTACTTCGTCGAACGCGGCGACGACGTGACGACCGTCGCCGTCGAACCCGCGTCGTCGCCGACGATCACCGAGGCGTGCAGCGATGGCCACGACATCCAGGGCATCGGCCCGGGCTTTCTCCCCGACGTGGTGCGGACGGACCTGATCGACGAGGTGCGTGGGGTGACGGCCGACGAAGCGCGCACGGCCGCGCGCCGACTGGGCCGCGAGGCCGGCCTCCTCGTCGGCATCTCCTCGGGCGCAGCGCTGGCGGCGGCGACGGCGTACGCGACCGAGCATCCGACGGAGACGACGGTCGTGATCCTGCCGGATACGGGCGAGCGCTACCTCTCGACGGATCTGTTCGACGCCTAA
- the hemC gene encoding hydroxymethylbilane synthase, producing the protein MNTRGTIRLATRGSDLAKRQTASVADRLSARRLAVETVEVSTRGDEIRDELIHRLGKTGAFVRALDERVLDGDVDAAVHSMKDMPTESPPELVVAGVPERAPAGDVLVTPDGATLEDLPEGAVVGTSSLRRGAQLRRERPDLQVESLRGNVDTRLEKLLAPGLQREHQRRLDAEDEDEGEHPDNFDRSVEEWFDGLAELERRAMERAVETEYDAVVLAEAGLERSGLLDAVATTRLPRESFVPAPGQGAIAVTARSDADATETIRNLVDDPVTRVETTVERTVLAELGGGCIAPIGVYAVVQGQYVHVTVQVLSLDGTEAVERTADLPITDHADAAVDLAAELREAGAAELIDRAREEADV; encoded by the coding sequence ATGAACACGCGCGGGACCATACGGCTAGCGACGCGCGGGTCCGACCTCGCCAAGCGCCAGACGGCGAGCGTGGCCGACCGCCTCTCGGCCCGACGCCTCGCCGTCGAGACGGTCGAGGTGTCGACCCGCGGCGACGAGATTCGGGACGAACTCATCCATCGCCTGGGGAAGACGGGCGCGTTCGTCCGCGCGCTCGACGAGCGGGTCCTCGACGGCGACGTCGACGCCGCGGTCCACTCGATGAAGGACATGCCGACCGAGTCGCCGCCCGAGCTAGTCGTCGCCGGGGTGCCCGAACGCGCCCCCGCGGGCGACGTACTCGTGACCCCCGACGGCGCGACCCTGGAGGACCTGCCGGAGGGCGCCGTCGTCGGCACCTCCTCGCTCCGGCGCGGTGCGCAGTTGCGCCGCGAGCGCCCGGACCTGCAGGTCGAATCGCTCCGGGGCAACGTCGACACCCGGCTGGAGAAGTTGCTGGCGCCCGGTCTCCAGCGCGAACACCAGCGGCGACTGGACGCCGAGGACGAGGACGAGGGCGAACATCCCGACAACTTCGACCGGTCGGTCGAGGAGTGGTTCGACGGGCTCGCCGAACTGGAGCGGCGGGCGATGGAGCGGGCGGTGGAGACGGAGTACGACGCCGTCGTCCTCGCGGAGGCAGGGCTAGAGCGAAGCGGCCTGCTCGACGCCGTGGCGACGACCCGCCTCCCCCGGGAGTCGTTCGTCCCCGCACCGGGGCAGGGCGCCATCGCGGTGACGGCCCGGAGCGACGCGGACGCGACGGAGACGATCCGTAACCTCGTCGACGACCCGGTGACGCGCGTCGAGACGACCGTCGAGCGGACGGTGCTCGCCGAACTCGGCGGGGGCTGTATCGCGCCCATCGGCGTCTACGCCGTCGTTCAGGGCCAGTACGTCCACGTCACGGTTCAGGTACTCTCCCTCGACGGGACGGAGGCGGTCGAGCGCACCGCCGACCTCCCGATCACGGACCACGCCGACGCGGCGGTCGACCTCGCGGCCGAACTGCGGGAGGCGGGGGCGGCCGAGTTGATCGACCGGGCGCGCGAGGAGGCCGACGTGTGA